From Astyanax mexicanus isolate ESR-SI-001 chromosome 13, AstMex3_surface, whole genome shotgun sequence, the proteins below share one genomic window:
- the LOC125780580 gene encoding histone H2A-like, which translates to MKLWNISSWNASGQRTHGHCSRISVTILSKTGGKARAKAKTRSSRAGLQFPVGRVHRLLRKGNYAERVGAGAGAPVYLAAVLEYLTAEILELAGNAARDNKKTRIIPRHLQLAVRNDEELNKLLGGVTIAQGGVLPNIQAVLLPKKTEKAVKAK; encoded by the exons ATGAAACTGTGGAACATCTCCTCGTGGAATGCCAGCGGGCAAAGGACACATGGTCACTGCTCAAGGATATCGGTTACGATATTGAG caaaaccgGCGGAAAGGCaagggccaaggccaagactcgctccTCCCGCGCCGGGCTccagttccccgtgggccgtgtgcacaggctcctgcgcaaaggaaactacgccGAGCGTGTTGGCGCCGGCGCCGGCGCCCCCGTCTACCTTGCGGCTGTCCTGGAGTATCTTACagctgagattctcgagttggccggcaacgctgcccgcgacaacaagaagactcgtatcatcccccgtcatctgcagctggctgttcgcaacgacgaggagttgaacaaactgctcggaggagttaccatcgcccagggtggtgtgctgcccaacattcaggctgtgcttctccccaagaaaaccgagaaggcggtcaaggccaagtaa
- the LOC111190755 gene encoding zinc finger CCHC domain-containing protein 3, translating into MASQPFLRDRYARFWAKLKYVGPGEPPDRTTVGHLILDSQWITAQDLLSFIAQTNRKEFEVCFHTERGLKVFMDSFTHNLSKWKDFEIFTPSHLEVKNIFVKLWTGRICDEDVETYLKRYCDILKPVEKPVDNLGIWYGVRKYTVKIKRDTNGQLLTIPSSFSLGPYNGKISYQGQTQTCFICQSSNHQAKECKTTKCWRCGTTGHKPNECTNSEKCSLCGKYNHNYFRCPDSYANKMKRSRETVHEENGNNIENQESRPEQSIENNDPPQVTETPEQNEDDKSAQEDEHSGSVSEEDMSQGSKTASSDQATEGPEEESYESATDEEFSSDSLTPVTKEAKEVTKTLLQKERKGATGSPSDIYAEGKRKLHTSSESEGMITILPTQKTKKKK; encoded by the coding sequence ATGGCGTCCCAGCCATTCCTGCGAGACAGATATGCTCGTTTTTGGGCCAAATTAAAATACGTCGGACCTGGAGAACCGCCCGACAGAACTACAGTTGGACACCTTATACTGGATTCTCAATGGATTACAGCACAAGATTTGCTTTCTTTCATTGCACAGACCAATAGGAAAGAATTTGAagtctgttttcacactgaacgtGGATTAAAAGTTTTTATGGATTCCTTTACACACAATCTGTCCAAATGGAAGGACTTTGAAATATTTACTCCCAGCCATCTGGAAGTCAAGAACATTTTCGTCAAGTTGTGGACAGGAAGAATCTGTGACGAGGATGTGGAGACTTATTTAAAGAGATACTGTGACATTTTGAAACCCGTAGAAAAGCCAGTCGACAATCTTGGAATTTGGTACGGGGTTAGAAAATACACAGTTAAAATCAAACGAGATACAAATGGACAACTTCTAACCATTCCAAGTTCATTCTCCCTAGGTCCTTATAATGGGAAGATTTCATATCAAGGACAGACCCAAACCTGTTTTATATGTCAATCCTCTAATCACcaagctaaagaatgtaaaaccACAAAATGCTGGCGTTGTGGCACTACAGGCCATAAACCAAATGAGTGCACTAACTCTGAGAAATGTAGCCTGTGTGGCAAGTACAATCACAACTATTTCAGATGCCCTGACTCATATGCAAACAAAATGAAACGATCCAGAGAAACAGTTCATGAAGAGAATGGAAACAATATAGAAAACCAAGAATCAAGACCTGAACAAAGCATCGAAAATAATGATCCACCACAAGTAACAGAAACCCCTGAGCAAAACGAAGACGATAAATCTGCACAAGAAGATGAACATAGTGGAAGTGTAAGTGAAGAAGATATGTCACAAGGAAGTAAAACTGCATCCAGTGACCAAGCAACTGAAGGACCTGAAGAGGAATCATATGAAAGTGCAACGGATGAAGAGTTCAGCTCCGATTCTCTTACTCCAGTGACCAAGGAGGCCAAGGAAGTCACCAAGACACttttacagaaagaaagaaaaggagctACAGGATCACCTTCAGACATCTACGCAGAAGGAAAACGGAAACTTCATACCTCATCGGAGTCAGAAGGTATGATAACAATCTTACCAACtcaaaagactaaaaaaaaaaaatga